The following coding sequences lie in one Silene latifolia isolate original U9 population chromosome 5, ASM4854445v1, whole genome shotgun sequence genomic window:
- the LOC141655982 gene encoding uncharacterized protein LOC141655982, with protein sequence MTCNSNMYLVCLLVVGALVHTTSSVRVLGNTHSSFDDEKTFIFGRRGGGLGGGGGGGLGGGLGSGGGLGGGAGLGGGAGAGGGLGGGLGGGGGGGFGGGGGGGLGGGAGLGSGAGFGGGVERSLGLGGLGGGAGGGGGFGGGGGGGLGGLSGLSGLGGLGGGAGFGGGAGGGIGGGIP encoded by the exons TTGGTGCCCTAGTGCACACAACTTCTAGTGTTAGGGTGTTAGGAAACACTCACTCATCTTTTGATGACGAGAAGACATTCATATTTGGCCGTCGTGGAGGCGGGTTAGGTGGTGGAGGCGGCGGTGGTTTAGGCGGTGGTTTAGGCAGTGGAGGTGGCCTTGGAGGCGGTGCTGGACTTGGAGGTGGAGCTGGTGCTGGAGGAGGATTAG GTGGTGGTCTAGGCGGAGGAGGTGGTGGAggttttggtggtggtggcggtggtggtctTGGTGGTGGTGCTGGACTTGGAAGTGGTGCTGGATTTGGTGGCGGAGTGGAGCGGAGTCTTGGGCTAGGTGGACTAGGTGGAGGAGCTGGAGGTGGTGGTGGATTTGGAGGTGGAGGCGGTGGCGGTCTTGGGGGGCTTAGTGGTCTCAGTGGTCTTGGCGGACTTGGTGGCGGGGCTGGATTTGGTGGAGGTGCTGGTGGTGGCATTGGAGGTGGGATACCTTGA